CACTGATACCGAGACCAACGTCTCGACGGCGTCGGTGTCGCCGCTGTTGGCGACCTCGCCGAGCAGTTTGGCCGACCGGACCCGAACCGCCGTGCTGTCGCTTTCCAGCAGGAGGTCGCGGATCCCCTCGACATCGCCGTCACGAGCGAGATGATACAGGGACATAGACTACGTATGCTCCGGGGTATATTTGTATATTCGACATCGTTTACTGACCGGCTCGAAGTCGCCGCGGATCTCCTGTGGTACCGTCTCGGTCATGCCGACGACGAGATAGCCACCCTCGTTCAACGAATCGGTCAGCGTGTCGAACACCGGCAGTTTGTACTCGCTGTCGATGTAGATCAACAGGTTCCGACAGAAGATCAGGTCGTAGTTCCGTTTCGGCCCGTCTTGGACGAGGTCGTGGCGCTCGAAGTCGATCTGTCGACGGATCTCGGGTTTGACCGTGAACTCGTTGTCCTCGACGTCGACGTACCGTTCGGGATGGTCGAGCAGACTCAACTCCTCGCCGATATCGGTCGTTCGCGTCGTGTTGTACATCCCCTTGCGAGCACTTTCAAGCGCCTCGTCGCTGATATCGGTCCCGAGTACCGAGAGACGGGATTCGTCGATCTTTCGGTCGTCTATCGCCAGCATGTACATCGAGTACGGCTCCCGGCCGTCCGCACAGGGGGCGCTCCAAGCTTTGACCGAGCGGTTGTTCTCGGTCAACTCCTGAAGGACCGGTCTGAGCTCCTCCCACATCTTCCCGTTGCGGAAGAAGTTGGTGACGTTGATCGTCAACGAATCCATCAGCGACTCCTTTTCGCTGGGATCGTTTTGCAGCACCGAGAGGTAGTCGTCGTACTCCTCGACGTCTTGGCGGCGCATCCGGGCGCTGATCCGGCGGTTGAGATACGCCTCGTTGTAGTACTCCGGCTCGAAGTCGACTTCGTCTTGGATATGCCGGACCACCCGCATGAAGCCCGCGTTGTCTGTTGTATTACTCATAAGGTCACCACATCTAGCACCGCCACCACATCACCATCGCCGAGGACGGCCGTGCCACTCAGCCCCGGAATGCCACTCAGGACGCCCTCAAGCGGTTTGACGACGACCTCTTCTTGGTCAATGACCTGATCGCAGTGGAGTGCGACTTTGCGTTTTTCGTCTCTGATCCGCAACAACATCCCGTCGCCGTTGACCGAACTTGGCTCGTCCAACACGTCGCTGAGACGGAGCACCGGGTAGATATCGTCGTCGTGTTTGATGATCTCCTTGCCCGTCGTCATGCTGATATTCTTCGCACGAGTCACCTCGGCGATATTCTTGACGGGAATCCCGTACTCGGTGCCACCGACCTCGACGAACATCACTTTGACAATCGCGACTGTCACCGGTAGGCGGAGCCTAACCACGGTTCCTTCGCCGAGTTCGCTGTCGACGCTGACCGTGCCGTCGAGCTGTTTGACCGTGTTGTGGACGACGTCCATCCCGACACCGCGGCCACTGACGTCGGTGACCTCCTCGGTCGTCGAGAAGCCGGGATGGAAGATGAGTTCGTAGATCTCCTGTTCGTCCATCAGCTCCAGTTCGTTTTCGGTTTTGACCCCCTTTTCGAGGGCTTTGTCCTTGAGCATCTCCGGATCAAGGCCGCCACCGTCGTCGGCTACCTCGATGGTGACGTGGTCACGCTCGCGTGTCGCGGTCAGCGACACCGAGCCGGTCGGGGATTTGCCGAGCTCCTCTCGTTTCTCAGGCGGCTCGATCCCGTGGTCGACCGAGTTCCGCAGAATGTGAATCAGGGGGTCCCGAATCTCGG
This sequence is a window from Halohasta litchfieldiae. Protein-coding genes within it:
- a CDS encoding CheR family methyltransferase, producing MSNTTDNAGFMRVVRHIQDEVDFEPEYYNEAYLNRRISARMRRQDVEEYDDYLSVLQNDPSEKESLMDSLTINVTNFFRNGKMWEELRPVLQELTENNRSVKAWSAPCADGREPYSMYMLAIDDRKIDESRLSVLGTDISDEALESARKGMYNTTRTTDIGEELSLLDHPERYVDVEDNEFTVKPEIRRQIDFERHDLVQDGPKRNYDLIFCRNLLIYIDSEYKLPVFDTLTDSLNEGGYLVVGMTETVPQEIRGDFEPVSKRCRIYKYTPEHT